In a single window of the Streptacidiphilus sp. P02-A3a genome:
- a CDS encoding DUF317 domain-containing protein, translating into MSTDWTDPKWDEYHVSPRYLAGSSYAGDAGFAPVQRLGWPHQVDDLGSYIVSSPDSRIQIGFFGDDYDLWRIAAYERPLEAPAWTAVCNQNFPPEIVAGLTNALAQDWAWDSDRFLTAPRTGYTEVGRTLKAAGWQRDGGAELGTVELLAPDREAGLLLDPRSSNRDPLWTLWAGPPGWGTRAEATFTSGTPVHLVAATAAAMADPAPVVRERHMIHAEVVHLVRLTPVAPLQPSVPRAPTPRDARQAAVTAAFQRATVARARSTVRPSSSASTAWAAAANHPAGAAAGAARPRR; encoded by the coding sequence ATGTCAACCGACTGGACCGACCCGAAGTGGGACGAGTACCACGTCAGCCCCCGCTACCTGGCAGGCAGCAGCTACGCCGGCGACGCGGGCTTCGCCCCGGTCCAACGCCTGGGCTGGCCGCACCAGGTGGACGACCTGGGCAGCTACATCGTCAGCTCGCCGGACTCCCGCATCCAGATCGGGTTCTTCGGCGACGACTACGACCTGTGGCGCATCGCCGCCTACGAGCGCCCCCTGGAGGCGCCCGCGTGGACCGCTGTCTGCAACCAGAACTTCCCGCCCGAGATCGTGGCCGGTCTGACCAACGCCCTCGCGCAGGACTGGGCGTGGGACTCCGACCGCTTCCTGACCGCGCCGAGGACCGGCTACACGGAGGTGGGAAGGACGCTGAAGGCGGCAGGTTGGCAGCGCGACGGCGGAGCGGAGCTGGGCACCGTGGAACTCCTGGCGCCCGACAGGGAGGCCGGGCTGCTGCTCGATCCCCGCAGCAGCAACCGCGATCCGCTCTGGACCCTGTGGGCCGGGCCACCAGGGTGGGGCACCCGGGCGGAGGCGACCTTCACCAGCGGCACGCCGGTCCACCTGGTGGCCGCGACCGCAGCGGCGATGGCCGACCCCGCTCCCGTCGTGCGTGAACGCCACATGATCCACGCGGAGGTCGTCCACCTGGTCCGCCTCACCCCGGTCGCGCCGCTCCAGCCCTCGGTCCCTAGGGCCCCGACTCCCCGTGACGCCCGGCAGGCAGCCGTCACCGCCGCCTTCCAGCGGGCCACGGTCGCACGCGCCCGCTCCACCGTGCGCCCCTCCAGTTCCGCCTCCACGGCTTGGGCGGCAGCGGCCAACCATCCTGCGGGCGCGGCGGCCGGCGCCGCGCGTCCGCGCCGATGA
- a CDS encoding winged helix-turn-helix transcriptional regulator yields the protein MSTPVQPTASPIGSVDAQRVEDALSLIAPKWTTWVAQTMAQKGRPMRVREVSAQLPFVGDPFVSKRLAQMHADGLVTRAEGRWAPYRLSTAGESLSQVHGALSAWSQTHLSLGKVAGAERVEDAVRRLHLRHTTAIVQILDKGGPMRFSHLAEEAGLDQGTAPPRLRRLQIDGLVTRTGSRHGDPYVLTDAGRALGPVYAAVKQWTNPVATRRHPSPPAPVATVSRAHTGVPLGSDGIRTAAALRRSAAVPSALFSHSPQPQMPAAVTARSAPARVR from the coding sequence ATGTCCACCCCCGTTCAGCCCACTGCCTCCCCGATCGGTTCGGTCGACGCCCAGCGCGTCGAGGACGCCCTATCCCTGATAGCCCCGAAGTGGACCACCTGGGTGGCGCAGACCATGGCACAGAAGGGTCGCCCCATGCGCGTGCGGGAGGTCAGCGCCCAACTACCCTTCGTCGGAGATCCGTTCGTCAGCAAGCGGCTGGCCCAGATGCACGCTGATGGGCTGGTCACCCGTGCTGAAGGTCGCTGGGCTCCGTACCGACTCAGCACGGCCGGCGAATCGCTGTCCCAGGTGCACGGCGCCCTCTCAGCCTGGTCCCAGACGCACCTGTCGCTCGGCAAGGTGGCCGGTGCCGAACGCGTCGAGGACGCCGTGCGCCGTCTACACCTGCGGCATACGACCGCAATAGTCCAGATCCTCGACAAGGGCGGGCCCATGCGGTTCAGTCACCTCGCCGAGGAGGCCGGCCTAGACCAAGGCACCGCGCCACCGCGGCTTCGCCGCCTTCAGATCGACGGCCTGGTCACCCGGACCGGATCGCGCCACGGCGACCCCTACGTCCTGACCGACGCCGGGCGGGCGCTCGGCCCGGTCTACGCGGCAGTCAAGCAATGGACCAACCCCGTCGCCACGCGGCGGCATCCCTCACCCCCGGCTCCCGTCGCAACAGTCAGCCGCGCCCATACCGGTGTCCCGCTGGGTTCGGACGGCATCCGAACCGCGGCAGCCCTGCGCCGCAGTGCCGCCGTCCCGAGTGCCCTGTTCAGCCACTCGCCGCAGCCGCAGATGCCGGCGGCTGTCACCGCCCGGTCCGCGCCCGCCCGGGTCCGGTGA